A window of Candidatus Eremiobacteraceae bacterium contains these coding sequences:
- a CDS encoding energy transducer TonB, with translation MMARRPGIAIAFVAWLTLCAATSATPPTLAGVAVGSSVLDVEKRFGFPDVAETTDYGSFWQWSERDGLDREIYTDDDLVVESVLVAPARGGSTAQPSEAPMLGIDVSKAATAAASVGAGPTIVKPSTPGIIVWPFGSGYLVAETVGSVVARLRVLDVTSTRRWRYAGDPLATPPHTAATMVREVIAPSVPAGVGEDLILVNLDATGKVTDAKVLIGSGQTDVDRFAIDCVRLSTFKPATCAGVPCAGTYLYSGGILR, from the coding sequence ATGATGGCTCGCCGACCAGGTATCGCCATCGCGTTCGTCGCCTGGCTCACGCTATGCGCAGCCACGTCCGCGACACCGCCGACGCTCGCAGGCGTCGCAGTCGGCTCGTCCGTGCTCGATGTCGAGAAGCGGTTCGGCTTCCCCGATGTCGCGGAGACGACCGACTACGGGAGCTTCTGGCAATGGTCCGAGCGCGACGGTCTCGACCGCGAGATCTACACCGACGACGATCTGGTCGTCGAAAGCGTCCTCGTCGCACCGGCTCGCGGCGGCTCGACCGCTCAGCCATCCGAGGCGCCGATGCTCGGCATAGACGTGTCGAAGGCGGCGACGGCAGCTGCATCGGTCGGCGCCGGTCCGACGATTGTCAAGCCATCGACGCCCGGCATCATCGTGTGGCCTTTCGGTTCGGGCTATCTCGTGGCGGAGACGGTCGGCAGCGTCGTCGCGCGCCTGCGCGTTCTCGACGTCACGAGCACCCGGCGTTGGCGCTATGCCGGGGATCCGCTCGCGACGCCTCCCCACACCGCGGCTACGATGGTAAGGGAGGTGATCGCTCCATCCGTGCCCGCCGGCGTGGGTGAGGATCTCATCCTCGTGAACCTCGACGCGACCGGAAAAGTCACCGATGCGAAAGTCCTCATCGGCTCGGGCCAGACAGACGTCGATCGATTCGCCATCGATTGCGTGAGGTTGTCGACGTTCAAACCCGCGACGTGTGCGGGCGTGCCCTGCGCCGGCACGTATCTCTACTCAGGCGGCATTCTGCGCTAA
- a CDS encoding xanthine dehydrogenase family protein molybdopterin-binding subunit: MASVVGTHRIRGDARAKASGATIYTADVALDDPLVAFVRRSPHPFARICRIDIDKARAMPGVAAIVYSGNVPEKRLAFGIKDQYLFPRDFVRYAGEPIAAVAADTEAHARAAAAAIEVDLEPVEPILTIDDALAPDGRLVHPDWQTYEKGEGRVLDRNTCGYNRIRRGDVDKAFARADAVVESQFRFSHGMPAYIEPRAALARKEPGGGLTLWCGSQTPYDNRDSLAEFFDLDVEKVRFVNQFVGGGFGGKLVMAAEWYAAALALACDRPVRLVWSRLEDSLNVYPRHGGRATFRSGARKDGTLLAMRASIVFDTGAYLGWGGGSALIASMLASAPYRIPDLDIEARLVYTNKHNAGPVRAPGGPQTNFAKELHIDQLARELGIDPLEFRLRNAWVEGDSGPTGQRLEGVSAKDVLERAARAIGWGTPKQAGRGRGLACTWWFSSCTESRARVEITGEGRVRLHSGNPEVGTGSAAWALPMLAADALGIAPEDIEIVLADTASATYDGGVGGSGSTFGSGMAAENAAKDAREKLIARAEDVLEARAEDIELRSGRAYVRGAPDHFVDFAALAKSAGGMIEGKGEAVGSDDPEFDASLVESHSFASWMAPSFTATAAEVDVDAETGRVRVRKLATAQDVGFAVNPPGVIGQIEGGAVQGLGWALTEEMRYEDGRFVNPSLGGYLLPTAVDAPEIEAIIVEHPSKEGPRGMKGVGEPPVTTPAGAIGNAIRDAVGVVPYEAPMTPERVWRAIEENRG; encoded by the coding sequence ATGGCGTCCGTCGTCGGCACGCATCGCATCCGCGGCGATGCGCGCGCCAAGGCGTCCGGCGCGACGATCTACACGGCCGACGTCGCGCTCGACGATCCGCTCGTCGCGTTCGTCCGCAGATCGCCGCATCCGTTCGCGCGTATCTGCAGGATCGACATCGACAAGGCGCGGGCGATGCCCGGTGTTGCCGCGATCGTCTACTCGGGCAACGTCCCTGAAAAGCGCCTCGCGTTCGGCATCAAAGATCAATACTTGTTCCCGCGCGACTTCGTGCGTTACGCCGGCGAGCCGATCGCGGCGGTCGCGGCCGACACCGAAGCGCACGCACGCGCGGCCGCCGCTGCGATCGAGGTCGATCTCGAACCCGTCGAGCCGATCCTCACGATCGACGACGCGCTCGCCCCCGACGGCCGCCTCGTCCATCCCGATTGGCAGACGTACGAGAAGGGCGAAGGCCGCGTGCTCGACCGCAACACGTGCGGATACAATCGCATCCGGCGCGGCGACGTCGACAAGGCCTTCGCAAGGGCGGATGCGGTCGTCGAGTCGCAGTTCCGTTTCTCGCATGGCATGCCAGCGTATATCGAGCCGCGTGCCGCGCTCGCGCGCAAGGAGCCGGGCGGTGGCCTCACCCTTTGGTGCGGCTCCCAGACGCCGTACGACAACCGCGACAGTTTGGCGGAATTTTTCGACCTCGACGTCGAGAAGGTGCGATTCGTCAACCAATTCGTCGGCGGGGGATTCGGGGGCAAGCTCGTCATGGCGGCGGAATGGTATGCGGCGGCGCTCGCGCTTGCGTGCGATCGACCGGTGCGCCTCGTCTGGTCGCGCCTTGAAGACAGCCTCAACGTCTACCCGCGACATGGCGGCCGCGCGACGTTCCGCTCGGGCGCACGCAAAGACGGCACGCTGCTCGCGATGCGCGCGTCGATCGTCTTCGACACCGGCGCGTACCTCGGCTGGGGCGGCGGCAGCGCGCTCATCGCGTCGATGCTCGCATCCGCGCCGTATCGTATCCCGGATCTGGACATCGAAGCGAGGCTCGTCTATACGAACAAGCACAACGCCGGGCCGGTCCGCGCGCCCGGCGGACCGCAGACGAACTTCGCGAAAGAGCTGCACATCGATCAGCTCGCGCGCGAACTCGGCATCGACCCGCTCGAGTTCCGCCTTCGCAACGCTTGGGTCGAAGGCGACTCGGGCCCGACCGGGCAGCGCCTCGAAGGTGTCAGCGCAAAAGACGTGCTGGAGCGAGCGGCACGCGCGATCGGATGGGGAACGCCCAAGCAGGCGGGCCGCGGCCGCGGTCTCGCGTGCACGTGGTGGTTCTCCTCGTGCACCGAGTCGCGCGCGCGCGTCGAGATAACAGGCGAAGGCCGTGTCCGGCTGCACTCGGGCAACCCAGAGGTCGGAACCGGCTCGGCTGCGTGGGCGTTGCCGATGCTCGCCGCCGACGCGCTCGGCATCGCACCGGAAGATATCGAGATCGTCTTGGCGGACACGGCGTCGGCGACGTACGACGGCGGCGTGGGCGGAAGCGGCTCGACGTTCGGCTCGGGCATGGCCGCCGAGAACGCGGCGAAAGACGCGCGCGAAAAGCTCATCGCGCGTGCCGAAGACGTGCTCGAAGCGCGTGCCGAGGACATCGAGCTGCGAAGCGGCCGCGCATATGTCCGCGGCGCACCCGATCACTTCGTCGATTTCGCGGCGCTCGCCAAATCGGCGGGCGGCATGATCGAAGGTAAAGGTGAAGCCGTCGGCTCGGACGATCCCGAGTTCGACGCATCGCTCGTCGAGTCGCACTCGTTCGCCAGCTGGATGGCGCCTTCGTTCACCGCGACCGCGGCCGAAGTCGATGTCGACGCCGAGACCGGCCGCGTCCGCGTCCGCAAGCTCGCGACTGCGCAAGACGTCGGCTTCGCGGTCAACCCGCCCGGCGTCATCGGACAGATCGAAGGCGGCGCGGTGCAAGGTCTCGGCTGGGCGCTCACCGAGGAGATGCGTTACGAGGACGGACGTTTCGTCAACCCGAGCTTGGGCGGCTATCTGCTTCCGACCGCCGTCGACGCTCCCGAGATCGAGGCGATCATAGTCGAGCATCCGTCAAAGGAAGGACCGCGCGGCATGAAAGGCGTCGGCGAACCCCCGGTGACGACGCCGGCGGGTGCGATCGGCAATGCGATCCGCGACGCTGTTGGCGTCGTGCCCTACGAAGCGCCGATGACGCCGGAGCGCGTCTGGCGCGCGATCGAGGAGAATCGCGGATGA
- a CDS encoding PD-(D/E)XK nuclease family protein, whose product MSAAERAAAYRGLIAEPSLAVLASDRGALDEFCSLSRAVENAGVSDAALAAACADAEQSIATVARVLLAMRGTLRAASPGIAASTAIPGTQDRFEIAASSLAEALDIVARDGFERAEVPRDVVAALGVDDPPAIRVLRAAFSSDDRSLVEALAGDFDVAELKAAERLAGQRSLRAGLRTTGAAFRGIGSRERAVEWFDRLEVVRRGGRKRRGALRAAVEATGVCDADVAKHAASADAVWDSLDDPPSFGVRAALLCDALSTARISDDFRLVPIGTDTSHPARIDFDDAPGGAVDVAAFATAIGCDGPLFHGPHVRVRLPANEVVARFLQQRGEAENVRVRLDRPLPESGGMVVAPRMTFSASRLNMFVKCPRRFFYEYLCDAVDERTTSNAVYGKVFHAALEALHREVRIPSAWQRGEVLDKLCLQLDAAFGVASREFESELEYAVLRLRARQVARHYVRWLFEETADAPLEISDVEERHDVLLGDHRFVGYIDRVDRPAGGGPVTILDYKTGRIEEDPEEYLRQVRTGDEAQLALYYAMRRARGDQVARIALVSIRDARDRTWVLALDIADESGKSVAPRRERAGVLRATCSLADLEASLAALTRRCDEITTEGFDHFAVGDDPPCSYCAYAASCRERPDDQERIFAR is encoded by the coding sequence TTGTCCGCGGCGGAGAGGGCGGCGGCGTATCGCGGACTGATCGCCGAGCCGTCGCTCGCAGTACTTGCGTCCGATCGCGGTGCGCTCGACGAGTTCTGCTCGCTGAGCAGGGCCGTGGAAAACGCCGGCGTCTCGGATGCTGCGCTGGCCGCGGCGTGCGCCGACGCCGAACAGTCGATCGCGACTGTAGCTCGCGTGCTGCTTGCCATGCGCGGTACGCTGCGCGCCGCATCGCCCGGCATCGCCGCGTCGACCGCGATACCTGGAACGCAGGATCGCTTTGAAATCGCTGCGAGCTCGCTTGCAGAAGCGCTCGACATCGTCGCGCGTGATGGCTTTGAGCGCGCCGAGGTGCCTCGCGACGTCGTCGCAGCCCTCGGCGTCGATGATCCGCCGGCCATCCGCGTTCTACGGGCGGCGTTCTCGAGCGATGACCGGTCGCTTGTCGAGGCGCTCGCCGGCGATTTCGACGTCGCAGAGCTGAAAGCGGCGGAGAGGCTCGCGGGTCAGCGGTCGCTGCGCGCCGGTTTGCGCACAACGGGAGCGGCATTTCGCGGAATCGGCTCGCGCGAGCGTGCCGTCGAGTGGTTCGATCGCCTCGAAGTAGTACGCCGAGGCGGCCGAAAGCGCCGCGGAGCGCTTCGCGCCGCAGTCGAAGCGACAGGCGTTTGCGACGCGGACGTCGCGAAGCACGCTGCATCGGCAGACGCGGTTTGGGACTCGCTCGACGATCCGCCGTCGTTTGGCGTGCGAGCGGCGCTACTTTGTGACGCGCTCTCGACGGCTCGCATCTCCGATGATTTTCGGCTCGTGCCTATCGGCACCGATACTAGCCATCCAGCTCGGATCGACTTCGACGACGCACCGGGAGGAGCCGTCGATGTCGCGGCGTTTGCGACCGCGATCGGCTGCGACGGACCGCTGTTCCACGGGCCTCATGTGCGCGTTCGTTTGCCTGCGAATGAAGTGGTCGCGCGCTTCTTGCAGCAGCGGGGCGAAGCTGAGAATGTCCGCGTACGGCTGGATCGTCCGCTTCCGGAGAGCGGCGGCATGGTCGTCGCTCCGCGCATGACGTTCTCGGCGTCGCGGCTCAACATGTTCGTGAAATGTCCGCGCCGATTTTTCTACGAGTATCTCTGCGATGCCGTCGACGAACGCACGACGTCGAACGCAGTGTACGGAAAGGTCTTCCATGCCGCGCTCGAGGCGCTCCATCGCGAGGTGCGCATCCCGTCCGCGTGGCAGCGCGGCGAAGTCCTCGACAAGCTCTGCTTGCAGCTCGACGCCGCGTTCGGCGTCGCGAGTCGCGAGTTCGAGTCGGAGCTCGAGTACGCGGTGCTCCGGTTGCGCGCACGTCAGGTCGCGCGCCATTACGTCCGCTGGCTCTTCGAAGAGACGGCGGACGCGCCGCTCGAGATCTCGGATGTCGAAGAGCGACATGATGTCCTGCTCGGCGACCATCGCTTCGTCGGCTACATCGATCGCGTCGACCGCCCTGCGGGCGGCGGTCCGGTCACGATCCTCGACTACAAGACCGGCCGCATCGAAGAAGATCCGGAGGAGTACCTGCGACAGGTGCGTACCGGCGATGAGGCGCAGCTCGCTCTCTACTACGCGATGCGCCGCGCGCGCGGTGACCAGGTGGCGCGTATCGCGCTCGTATCGATCCGCGACGCCCGCGATCGCACGTGGGTGCTCGCGCTCGACATCGCCGACGAATCCGGCAAGTCGGTCGCGCCGAGGCGCGAACGCGCCGGTGTCCTGCGCGCGACGTGTTCGCTCGCCGATCTCGAGGCATCGCTCGCCGCGCTGACGCGCCGGTGCGACGAGATCACGACCGAGGGCTTCGATCATTTCGCGGTCGGCGACGATCCGCCATGTTCGTACTGCGCGTACGCCGCTTCGTGCCGCGAGCGACCCGATGACCAGGAGCGGATCTTTGCTCGCTGA
- a CDS encoding peptide ABC transporter substrate-binding protein, whose translation MRTMRAAAIVAALSIAACSKATQSAGVAASNPWTVPGVVRISINTDVNSFDPIVAQLYAENYVQEAIFSGLVKYDSTENLVPDLATQVPTLSNGGISKDGRSITYHLRRNAVWQDGVPVTSADVRFTYDLIMDPKNNSPVESTYARIERIDTPDPRTVILRLREPFAPVLSQVFCVGGFGQIVPEHVLAHTTDLNRDPFNTHPVGSGAYMLARWDRGSTIVLKANPRYFGGAPHVHEIDVEILPNEDTQLVTMQSHQLDVATQARPTQIEPYKRITGIHVVVAPTYLEDFITLNLTHAPFDDVRVRRALAMAIDRDRVASTAFNGTAVPATSLMPPNNWAFDPDNGSPSFDLVGARRLLDEAGWVVGADGIREKDGKRLSFEFIHTTSTTGAAISEELQSAWHDIGADVQLRSVPRNVLVGQIEPAGTFDALLSGYGYDVDPDRSQLIETRFIEPHGFNSARYSSADVDRWTEAANATYDRATRKKYYALIQRRLNEDLPYIPIDWEQFVYGVSDDLRGFAPETVNSDFWNVQDWSI comes from the coding sequence ATGAGGACGATGCGTGCCGCGGCGATCGTCGCTGCGTTGTCGATAGCGGCGTGCTCCAAGGCGACCCAATCGGCGGGCGTCGCCGCATCGAATCCCTGGACGGTGCCCGGCGTCGTCCGCATCAGCATCAACACCGACGTCAACTCGTTCGACCCGATCGTCGCGCAGCTCTATGCGGAGAACTACGTCCAGGAAGCGATCTTCAGCGGGCTCGTCAAGTACGACTCGACCGAGAACCTCGTGCCCGATCTCGCGACGCAAGTGCCGACCCTCTCGAACGGCGGCATCAGCAAGGACGGCCGCAGCATCACGTATCATCTTCGCAGGAACGCGGTCTGGCAGGACGGGGTGCCGGTGACTTCCGCGGACGTCCGATTCACCTACGACCTCATCATGGATCCGAAGAACAATTCGCCGGTCGAATCGACGTACGCGCGCATCGAGCGCATCGACACGCCGGACCCGCGCACCGTCATCTTGCGGCTGCGCGAACCGTTCGCGCCGGTCCTCAGCCAGGTCTTCTGCGTCGGCGGCTTCGGGCAGATCGTGCCGGAACACGTGCTCGCGCACACGACCGACCTCAACCGCGACCCGTTCAATACGCATCCCGTCGGGAGCGGCGCGTACATGCTCGCCCGCTGGGATCGCGGTTCGACGATCGTTTTGAAAGCCAATCCGCGCTACTTCGGCGGCGCACCGCACGTGCACGAGATCGACGTCGAGATCCTGCCGAACGAGGACACGCAGCTCGTCACGATGCAAAGCCACCAGCTCGACGTCGCGACGCAAGCGCGGCCGACACAGATCGAGCCGTACAAACGGATCACCGGCATCCACGTCGTCGTCGCGCCCACGTACCTCGAGGATTTCATCACGCTCAATCTCACGCATGCGCCGTTCGACGACGTCCGCGTCCGCCGCGCGCTCGCGATGGCGATCGATCGCGATCGTGTCGCCTCGACCGCGTTCAACGGCACCGCGGTGCCGGCGACGTCGCTCATGCCGCCGAACAACTGGGCATTCGATCCCGACAACGGTTCGCCGTCGTTCGATCTCGTCGGCGCGCGCCGGCTGCTCGACGAAGCGGGTTGGGTCGTCGGCGCAGATGGTATCCGTGAGAAGGACGGCAAGCGGCTCTCGTTCGAGTTCATCCACACGACGTCGACGACCGGCGCGGCGATTTCCGAAGAGCTTCAAAGCGCGTGGCACGATATCGGCGCCGACGTACAGCTGCGTTCGGTCCCTCGCAACGTGCTCGTGGGGCAGATCGAGCCGGCCGGAACGTTCGACGCGCTTCTCTCAGGCTACGGGTACGACGTCGACCCCGACCGGTCGCAGCTGATCGAGACGCGTTTCATCGAACCGCACGGCTTCAATTCGGCGAGATACTCGAGCGCCGACGTCGACCGGTGGACGGAAGCGGCGAACGCGACGTACGACCGGGCGACTCGCAAGAAATACTACGCGCTCATACAGCGACGGCTCAACGAGGACTTACCCTACATCCCGATCGATTGGGAGCAGTTCGTCTACGGCGTCAGCGACGATCTGCGCGGCTTCGCCCCGGAGACGGTCAACTCCGATTTCTGGAACGTCCAAGACTGGTCCATCTGA
- a CDS encoding (2Fe-2S)-binding protein: protein MHAITLHVNGTTHRVVVDPIAPLLRVLRDELGLTGTKEGCGTGYCGACTVLIEELPVNSCLYFAVDADNKRVTTIEGLSQDGSLSPVQQAFVDNGGLQCGYCTPGMVVATQALLDDTPDPSPEQIRSALAGNICRCTGYQSIVKSVRAAAGAVGRSEAANETKRGRTPVRSRA from the coding sequence ATGCATGCGATCACGCTCCACGTCAACGGAACGACGCATCGCGTCGTCGTCGATCCGATCGCGCCGCTGCTGCGCGTGCTGCGCGACGAACTCGGGTTGACGGGGACAAAGGAAGGCTGCGGCACGGGGTATTGCGGCGCGTGCACGGTGCTCATCGAGGAACTCCCCGTGAACTCGTGCCTGTATTTCGCGGTCGACGCGGACAACAAACGCGTGACGACGATCGAAGGCCTGTCGCAAGACGGCTCGCTCTCGCCCGTCCAGCAGGCGTTCGTCGACAACGGTGGATTGCAGTGCGGCTACTGCACGCCCGGTATGGTCGTCGCGACGCAAGCGCTGCTCGACGACACGCCCGACCCCTCACCCGAGCAGATCCGATCGGCGCTCGCGGGAAATATCTGCCGCTGCACCGGCTATCAGTCGATCGTCAAGTCGGTGCGCGCGGCTGCCGGCGCCGTGGGCCGGTCGGAGGCCGCGAACGAAACGAAGCGCGGACGCACGCCGGTGAGGTCGCGAGCATGA
- a CDS encoding AAA family ATPase yields MLAEQPVPLSEAQRSVASFDGPSPLLVTGPPGSGKTTALAALAGRWAEAGPVTVVCANDASRAAFLASAIRLGISEGIVVETLPGHLASWMRREFAASGASPRLAVGAEADSIALAREAGRTILDMTWPGFRSTEFVLDLPFLARPDVFFEETARLFQQLRRRLVDPESFSAGCAGGIEAFYGADVERARALCADGSVRSNASRRGREAMSATVDQLRVQRRAERDLAVMLVFLYGEYAGLARGRSVLCAEDVIAEGVAWLERDPDAVARLAARSGGFVVDDAEDAEPALAPLLEILGRAGGVRLAAAICPSSAIEGIRGRRALALDVSAEKIVLPPPASRCATTAARFSDEGAEADAVARDIRELLDQGSRPSDVLVLTRDRHAAAIYVRALSERGVPIAAPRESWQASDDIADLLALACVVDDPYDHAHLLRVLSSPVVALSDLSLLRLCRDPEDADQLALDVGLDDARLSGGRGVASTTLAENVLYGLADQRLSEDARVSLVTFRERSKAWRTACARMSPPSALAYLSEVGGFRAEWHAAPEHLRERLSEDARRLVAAACGQPGGLGDVARTLESGLAAIEPSKAGGDAVGSETIAGVKGSRAPYVFVTGVAHNRFPRIYVSHALSFTKQWGLIARENVAGGASQTAKFAWYYAKHGAKRMYIEEERRALAYALSRADVAARATGYGSTPRWAADQDLLSAYGA; encoded by the coding sequence TTGCTCGCTGAACAGCCGGTGCCGCTCTCCGAAGCGCAGCGGAGCGTCGCGTCGTTCGACGGTCCGTCGCCGCTGCTCGTCACGGGGCCGCCCGGCTCCGGAAAGACGACCGCACTCGCTGCGCTCGCAGGGCGCTGGGCCGAGGCAGGCCCGGTCACCGTCGTCTGCGCGAACGATGCGTCGCGCGCTGCTTTTCTTGCGAGTGCGATACGGTTAGGGATCAGCGAAGGGATCGTCGTGGAGACCCTTCCCGGGCATTTGGCATCGTGGATGCGTCGCGAGTTCGCCGCGTCCGGCGCATCGCCGCGCCTGGCGGTCGGAGCGGAAGCAGATTCGATCGCGCTCGCTCGAGAGGCCGGCCGTACGATACTCGACATGACGTGGCCAGGTTTCCGCAGCACCGAGTTCGTCCTCGATCTTCCGTTCTTGGCCCGGCCCGACGTCTTTTTCGAAGAGACTGCGCGCCTTTTCCAACAGCTTCGGCGCAGGCTCGTCGATCCCGAGAGCTTCAGCGCGGGTTGTGCCGGAGGCATCGAAGCGTTCTACGGAGCCGATGTCGAGCGAGCACGTGCGCTTTGTGCCGACGGCAGCGTTCGATCGAACGCGAGCCGTCGCGGGCGTGAAGCGATGTCGGCGACGGTCGATCAGCTTCGCGTGCAGCGACGCGCCGAACGCGATCTAGCGGTGATGCTCGTCTTCCTGTATGGCGAGTACGCCGGCCTCGCGCGCGGCAGGAGCGTGTTGTGCGCGGAAGACGTCATCGCGGAAGGCGTCGCCTGGCTCGAGCGCGATCCGGACGCGGTCGCACGGCTCGCCGCGCGATCCGGCGGATTCGTCGTCGACGATGCGGAGGACGCCGAGCCGGCGCTCGCGCCTTTGCTCGAGATCTTAGGTCGCGCCGGCGGCGTGCGGCTTGCCGCCGCGATCTGCCCGTCGTCGGCGATCGAAGGCATCCGCGGGCGCCGCGCGCTTGCGCTCGATGTGTCTGCCGAGAAGATCGTGCTGCCGCCGCCGGCGAGCCGCTGCGCGACGACCGCGGCGCGGTTCTCGGACGAAGGCGCCGAAGCCGACGCCGTCGCGCGCGACATCCGCGAGCTGCTCGATCAGGGCTCTCGACCTTCGGACGTCCTCGTGTTGACGCGCGACCGGCACGCGGCCGCCATCTACGTCCGTGCTCTGTCCGAGCGCGGCGTGCCGATCGCGGCACCGCGCGAGTCGTGGCAGGCGTCCGATGATATCGCCGACTTGCTCGCGCTTGCGTGCGTCGTCGACGACCCCTACGATCACGCGCACTTGCTGCGCGTTCTTTCGTCGCCGGTCGTCGCGCTGTCCGACCTGTCGTTGCTGCGCTTGTGCCGCGACCCGGAGGACGCGGACCAACTGGCGCTCGACGTCGGGCTGGACGACGCGCGCTTGAGCGGCGGGCGCGGCGTCGCCTCGACGACCCTAGCCGAAAACGTCCTCTACGGACTAGCCGACCAGCGCTTGTCGGAAGATGCGCGCGTCTCGCTCGTGACGTTCCGGGAGCGCTCGAAGGCGTGGCGGACGGCGTGTGCGCGCATGAGTCCTCCGTCAGCGCTCGCATACCTCAGCGAAGTCGGTGGGTTCCGAGCCGAGTGGCACGCCGCGCCCGAGCATCTGCGCGAGCGCCTTTCCGAGGATGCGAGGCGTCTCGTAGCGGCGGCGTGCGGGCAGCCCGGCGGACTCGGCGATGTGGCGCGCACGCTCGAATCTGGTCTGGCGGCGATCGAACCCTCAAAGGCCGGCGGCGACGCCGTCGGCAGCGAGACGATCGCCGGCGTCAAAGGATCGCGCGCGCCATACGTGTTCGTCACAGGCGTGGCACACAATCGCTTCCCGCGGATCTATGTCTCGCACGCGCTCTCCTTCACGAAGCAGTGGGGTCTCATCGCCCGCGAGAACGTAGCCGGGGGCGCATCGCAGACGGCGAAGTTCGCGTGGTACTATGCCAAACACGGCGCGAAGCGGATGTATATAGAAGAAGAGCGACGCGCGCTCGCCTACGCGTTGTCGCGTGCCGACGTTGCGGCACGCGCGACGGGCTACGGCTCGACGCCGCGCTGGGCCGCCGACCAAGACTTGCTCTCGGCATACGGCGCATGA
- a CDS encoding Fic family protein — translation MRNFILEELADALDDRSGQFRYFFILSDCRLEPYAADDPGARGCSSRNDAVAVHPLSHADAHEMIRDFIATLADGELAERLHSAAAGPSPARFLQVIGAFPRARRSWLSYRQRRLEAVALDWLRSQNVDLQRLGLDKAPRAEEEAIGLRFDGALEARMREVDERVKALWRRGAAAIASAGAIRAELHLDEIYHSNAVRGNRLDRVQTEALVLRGETVGGLTLREHLEAVNLHKALGHVDVLAKSQAPLTERAIRELHMLLFAAIDDENAGTYRRIDTRIVGSDYLPPESALVPALVREFTEWLDETSAATLAKAAAAQAKIQNISPFLDGNGRVGRLLSSMVLSGSGYPPAIVRSDDADRYYDGLRQSDAGDLSAMLALTIDCVGASLARLEAALK, via the coding sequence GTGCGAAACTTCATATTAGAAGAGCTGGCCGACGCACTCGACGACCGCAGCGGCCAGTTCCGCTACTTTTTCATCCTCTCCGATTGCCGGCTCGAGCCGTACGCAGCCGACGATCCGGGCGCACGCGGCTGCTCTTCTCGCAACGACGCCGTCGCCGTCCATCCGCTCTCGCATGCCGATGCGCACGAGATGATCCGCGACTTCATCGCGACGCTCGCTGACGGCGAGCTGGCCGAACGTCTTCATTCTGCCGCGGCCGGCCCATCGCCCGCACGCTTCCTTCAAGTCATCGGCGCATTCCCGCGCGCCAGGCGTTCGTGGTTGTCGTATCGCCAACGGCGGCTCGAGGCGGTGGCGCTCGATTGGCTTCGGAGCCAGAACGTCGACCTGCAGCGCCTTGGCTTGGACAAGGCGCCCCGGGCGGAGGAAGAAGCGATCGGTCTGCGCTTCGACGGAGCGCTCGAGGCGCGAATGCGCGAGGTCGACGAACGGGTCAAGGCGTTATGGCGGCGCGGCGCCGCCGCGATCGCGTCCGCCGGGGCGATCCGCGCCGAGCTCCATCTCGATGAGATCTACCACTCGAACGCGGTGCGCGGCAACCGGCTCGACCGCGTTCAGACGGAGGCGCTCGTGCTGCGCGGCGAGACGGTGGGCGGTCTCACGCTGCGCGAACATCTCGAGGCGGTCAATCTGCACAAAGCGCTCGGGCACGTCGACGTGCTCGCTAAGAGTCAGGCACCGTTGACGGAGCGTGCGATCCGCGAACTCCACATGCTGCTGTTCGCAGCTATCGACGACGAGAACGCCGGCACGTATCGTAGGATCGACACGCGCATCGTCGGCTCCGATTATCTTCCGCCGGAATCGGCGCTCGTGCCGGCGCTCGTGCGCGAGTTCACCGAGTGGCTCGATGAGACGAGCGCCGCGACGCTCGCGAAAGCGGCGGCGGCGCAGGCGAAGATCCAGAACATCTCGCCGTTCCTCGACGGGAACGGCCGCGTCGGACGCCTGCTTTCGAGCATGGTGCTGAGCGGCTCTGGCTACCCGCCGGCGATCGTGCGCTCGGATGACGCCGATCGCTACTACGACGGCCTGCGTCAATCCGACGCCGGCGACCTGAGCGCCATGCTCGCGCTGACGATCGATTGCGTCGGTGCTTCGCTCGCGCGGCTCGAAGCCGCGCTGAAATAA